From a region of the Tenggerimyces flavus genome:
- a CDS encoding pyridoxamine 5'-phosphate oxidase family protein, translated as MFETPAEVAQLQTLLDASLPRSTQHLRNIVKPERSMTAEQLVTVLTGMRTLSVATVTAKGEPRISGLDGHFLHARWHFSTSEKAAKVGHLRRRPAVSVAHIVGDDLGVFCHGTVEFLERDHPDFDALHDHLVQHYGSDPDSWQEDPIAYLRVQPSWMVGYAHDPAGITAQAATG; from the coding sequence ATGTTCGAGACACCCGCCGAGGTCGCCCAGCTCCAGACACTCCTCGACGCCTCGCTGCCGCGTTCGACCCAGCACCTGCGCAACATCGTCAAGCCGGAACGGTCGATGACCGCCGAGCAGCTCGTCACCGTTCTCACCGGCATGCGCACGCTCTCCGTCGCCACCGTCACCGCGAAGGGCGAGCCCCGGATCAGCGGCCTCGACGGGCACTTCCTGCATGCCCGCTGGCACTTCAGCACCTCCGAGAAGGCCGCCAAGGTCGGCCATCTGCGCAGGCGCCCGGCGGTCAGCGTCGCCCACATCGTCGGCGACGACCTCGGCGTGTTCTGCCACGGCACGGTCGAGTTCCTCGAACGCGACCACCCCGACTTCGACGCGCTCCACGACCACCTCGTCCAGCACTACGGCAGCGATCCCGACAGCTGGCAGGAGGACCCGATCGCCTACCTGCGCGTCCAGCCGTCCTGGATGGTCGGGTACGCGCACGACCCCGCCGGGATCACGGCGCAGGCCGCGACCGGGTAG
- the lysS gene encoding lysine--tRNA ligase, which produces MQSHDWIVRTADDVIAAAQERQADPIVCASGISPSGPVHLGNLRELTTQHFVAEEIKRRGVPCEHLLFWDDYDRLRKIPAGVPPEFAEHLGRPLTGVPDPWGEYASWAERFATPVRDAIRQLGMDIREIFQTERYAAGAYTGPVVRAMRERDTIRDVLARYRTKGKERTDEEYWPYRVYCQTCGRDTTSITHYDDATTALAYTCECGHTGGFVLETTNSGKLFFKVDWPMRWAAVPVTFEAAGADHSSPGSTMTVGSELCRKVFGAEPPVYLGYAFVGIRGASKLSSSAGAVPTPADGLRVIEAPILRWLYERRRPNQSITIDFGSEITRLYDEWDRLDDPTAYERATRTTTTELPQPAKRIPWRLLTSVLDLTAGDDAQLLRILRDVDADSKELALADLEPRLSRARAWVAEHLPEEARTHVRTEPDSERLSALSERESRALATLLDRLEDDWSLVGLTTLVYGVPKLVRGLPIDAPPTAELKQDQRAFFALVYTLLVGRDTGPRLPTLLLALGPDRIRGLLSYHTG; this is translated from the coding sequence ATGCAGTCCCACGACTGGATCGTGCGTACGGCCGACGACGTCATCGCCGCCGCACAGGAACGCCAGGCCGACCCGATCGTCTGTGCCTCCGGGATCAGCCCGTCCGGGCCGGTTCACCTCGGCAACCTGCGCGAGCTCACCACGCAGCACTTCGTCGCCGAGGAGATCAAGCGCCGTGGCGTCCCCTGCGAACACCTGTTGTTCTGGGACGACTACGACCGCCTCCGCAAGATCCCGGCCGGCGTCCCACCGGAGTTCGCCGAGCACCTCGGCCGGCCGCTGACCGGCGTACCCGACCCGTGGGGCGAGTACGCGAGCTGGGCCGAACGGTTCGCCACCCCGGTACGTGACGCGATTCGTCAACTGGGCATGGACATTCGCGAGATCTTCCAGACTGAACGGTACGCCGCCGGCGCCTACACCGGCCCCGTCGTCCGCGCGATGCGCGAACGCGACACGATCCGCGACGTGCTCGCCCGCTATCGCACGAAGGGCAAGGAACGCACGGACGAGGAGTACTGGCCGTACCGCGTCTACTGCCAGACCTGCGGCCGCGACACGACCAGCATCACCCACTACGACGACGCGACCACCGCGCTGGCGTACACCTGCGAGTGCGGGCACACCGGCGGCTTCGTCCTCGAGACCACCAACAGCGGCAAGCTTTTCTTCAAGGTGGACTGGCCGATGCGCTGGGCGGCGGTACCCGTGACGTTCGAGGCCGCAGGCGCCGACCACTCCTCCCCCGGCTCGACGATGACGGTCGGATCGGAGCTGTGCCGCAAGGTGTTCGGCGCCGAGCCGCCCGTCTACCTCGGGTACGCGTTCGTCGGGATCCGCGGCGCGTCGAAGCTGTCCAGCTCCGCCGGCGCCGTCCCGACGCCCGCCGACGGCCTGCGCGTCATCGAGGCGCCGATCCTGCGCTGGCTGTACGAGCGCCGCCGGCCGAACCAGTCGATCACGATCGACTTCGGCAGCGAGATCACGCGCCTGTACGACGAGTGGGACCGCCTCGACGACCCGACGGCGTACGAACGCGCGACTCGTACGACCACGACCGAGCTTCCCCAACCAGCCAAGCGGATTCCCTGGCGCCTGCTCACCTCCGTGCTCGACCTCACCGCGGGCGACGACGCCCAACTGCTGCGGATCCTCCGCGACGTCGACGCCGACAGCAAGGAGCTCGCGCTGGCGGATCTCGAGCCCCGCTTGAGCAGAGCCCGCGCCTGGGTCGCCGAGCATCTGCCGGAAGAGGCTCGGACCCACGTACGCACAGAGCCGGACAGCGAACGACTTTCCGCCTTGTCAGAAAGGGAATCCCGGGCACTCGCCACGCTACTCGACCGGCTCGAGGACGACTGGAGTCTGGTCGGTCTCACCACTCTGGTGTACGGCGTTCCCAAGCTGGTCCGAGGACTGCCGATCGACGCCCCGCCGACAGCCGAGCTCAAGCAGGATCAGCGCGCGTTCTTCGCACTCGTCTACACCTTGCTGGTC